From a single Pelotomaculum isophthalicicum JI genomic region:
- a CDS encoding radical SAM protein — protein sequence MGYYLVPPVYRPPSEAASLIFQVTLGCSHNACSFCVSYKGKRFRVKTWEEIEADINAAKVYYHNITRVFLADGNAMVAETGLLLKVLEKLYHDFPYLERVGIYARASDFLSKKPEDLKKLSEAGITLAYLGLESGDDRILKMIHKGSTVAEIIDGGRKAQEAGLPLSVTVIIGVGGPELSEEHAIATAKAASAINPAYLSALTMLIPENSFMDRKVKKGEFKLLTPEQTLQELRVMLENMTLTNCVFRSNHASNYLPLKGVLNQDREKLLALIQRALAHPELLRPEFMRAL from the coding sequence ATGGGTTATTATCTTGTTCCGCCTGTCTACCGGCCACCTAGCGAAGCCGCCAGCCTGATCTTCCAGGTTACCCTGGGCTGCTCACATAACGCTTGCAGTTTCTGTGTATCGTACAAAGGCAAGAGATTCAGGGTTAAAACATGGGAAGAAATCGAAGCTGATATCAACGCGGCTAAAGTATACTATCATAATATCACCAGAGTCTTTTTAGCTGATGGAAACGCCATGGTGGCGGAAACCGGACTGCTTCTTAAAGTACTGGAGAAACTGTATCATGACTTTCCTTACCTGGAGAGAGTGGGCATCTACGCCAGGGCAAGTGATTTTCTGAGCAAAAAGCCGGAGGATTTAAAGAAACTGAGTGAAGCGGGTATCACTCTCGCTTACTTGGGCCTGGAAAGCGGCGACGACCGCATTCTTAAAATGATTCACAAGGGATCGACCGTCGCCGAGATAATTGACGGCGGCCGTAAAGCCCAGGAAGCCGGGTTGCCGCTGTCAGTTACCGTTATTATCGGGGTGGGCGGTCCGGAATTGTCCGAAGAACACGCTATCGCAACCGCCAAGGCCGCAAGCGCCATCAACCCGGCTTATTTGTCGGCGCTTACCATGTTGATTCCGGAAAATTCATTTATGGACAGAAAAGTGAAAAAGGGCGAGTTCAAACTGCTTACACCTGAGCAAACCCTTCAAGAGCTAAGAGTTATGTTGGAAAATATGACACTGACCAACTGTGTGTTCAGGAGCAATCACGCTTCAAATTACCTGCCGCTGAAAGGTGTGCTAAACCAGGACAGGGAGAAGCTCCTTGCCCTCATCCAAAGAGCGTTGGCGCATCCGGAGCTGCTCAGACCTGAATTTATGCGAGCTTTGTAG
- a CDS encoding MT-A70 family methyltransferase has product MRGHRQGAETHYETQSHTWIRSLPVQDLAARDEVITAWGFKYKTVAFVWVNQTRTGKWPVTLAGGQWVISNTEPCLLATKGRPQRIERNIKQFVVAERTKHSKKPR; this is encoded by the coding sequence ATGAGAGGCCACAGGCAAGGTGCTGAAACTCATTACGAAACGCAGTCCCACACATGGATTAGGTCCCTGCCGGTACAAGACCTTGCAGCCAGAGATGAGGTCATTACGGCCTGGGGGTTCAAATATAAAACTGTCGCTTTCGTCTGGGTCAATCAGACAAGGACCGGGAAATGGCCTGTAACCTTGGCCGGCGGACAATGGGTAATAAGTAATACCGAGCCATGTCTCCTGGCAACCAAGGGACGACCGCAGCGGATCGAGCGGAATATTAAGCAGTTCGTCGTCGCTGAGAGGACGAAGCATAGTAAGAAACCCCGATGA
- the secF gene encoding protein translocase subunit SecF, producing the protein MLRDKKPFHFIKLRKIWYVISILVIVPGIISLFSQGLNLGIDFRGGSLLDLRFNQPTEVEQVRGVLADFGLEGASIQRSGETDFLIRTRELTEDENLTIVQNLDQKLGGVTVQRNERVGPVIGQELLRKALLALGVASILMVVYIAWRFEFKQGIAAIIALLHDTLVILGIFSIFQIEVDSTFVAAVLTIIGYSINDTIVIFDRIRENMHNRKKGEVLEDIINNSLWQTLARSINTVLTVILVLVALFLLGGATIHNMVLALLIGVSSGAYSSIFNASPLWYDFKKVEERSKPRGARA; encoded by the coding sequence ATGTTAAGAGACAAAAAACCGTTCCACTTTATTAAATTAAGAAAAATATGGTACGTAATTTCTATTTTGGTGATCGTGCCTGGAATCATATCACTTTTCAGTCAGGGACTCAATCTGGGCATTGACTTCCGGGGCGGCAGCCTGTTGGATTTGAGATTCAACCAGCCCACTGAGGTTGAGCAGGTCAGGGGAGTGCTGGCGGATTTTGGCTTGGAGGGCGCTTCTATCCAGCGCAGCGGTGAAACCGATTTTCTTATTAGAACCAGAGAACTTACCGAGGATGAAAACTTAACAATAGTACAGAATCTGGACCAGAAACTGGGTGGCGTCACAGTGCAGCGCAATGAGCGGGTCGGTCCCGTAATCGGCCAGGAGTTGCTCAGAAAGGCCTTGCTGGCGCTGGGTGTGGCCTCGATCCTGATGGTCGTCTACATCGCCTGGCGGTTTGAGTTCAAGCAGGGTATCGCGGCCATTATCGCCTTACTGCACGATACTCTGGTGATACTCGGAATTTTCTCAATATTTCAGATCGAAGTGGACAGCACCTTCGTGGCAGCGGTCCTGACAATTATCGGTTATTCGATAAATGACACCATCGTAATTTTTGACCGGATTCGTGAAAATATGCATAACAGGAAAAAGGGCGAGGTCTTGGAGGATATTATCAACAACAGCCTGTGGCAAACCCTGGCCCGCTCGATCAACACGGTGCTGACAGTTATACTTGTCCTGGTGGCCTTGTTCTTACTGGGTGGCGCAACGATTCACAATATGGTCCTGGCTTTGTTGATCGGTGTGTCAAGTGGCGCTTATTCGTCAATCTTTAATGCCAGCCCGCTCTGGTATGATTTCAAAAAGGTGGAAGAGCGCAGTAAACCCAGGGGAGCACGGGCATAA
- the deoC gene encoding deoxyribose-phosphate aldolase, with protein MEISRAVLAGMIDHTLLKPEATCQDIVGLCREAVDFGFKSVCINPSYIDLAHRELENAPVGICAVIGFPLGASDPAVKAAEAAAAVRAGASEVDVVMNIGFFKSGLLGKTQADLTGVVSAAKSEKPEAVVKVILETCLLTNEEKVRACRVAVAAGADFVKTSTGFNKEGALAADIKLLRQSVGPRIGVKASGGIRDLAKALSMLEAGADRIGTSAGVAIVNELK; from the coding sequence ATGGAAATATCACGAGCAGTACTGGCCGGGATGATCGACCACACCCTTCTCAAACCTGAAGCTACTTGTCAGGATATCGTCGGCCTTTGCCGGGAGGCTGTTGATTTCGGTTTCAAGTCGGTATGCATTAACCCAAGCTACATTGATTTGGCGCACCGGGAGTTGGAAAATGCCCCGGTCGGCATTTGCGCGGTAATTGGTTTTCCTCTGGGCGCGAGCGATCCGGCCGTAAAAGCGGCTGAGGCGGCTGCGGCAGTCAGAGCTGGCGCTTCAGAAGTGGATGTTGTAATGAACATCGGGTTTTTTAAAAGCGGGTTGCTTGGAAAAACTCAGGCAGATCTTACTGGTGTGGTTAGCGCGGCCAAGTCTGAAAAACCTGAGGCAGTTGTCAAGGTAATTCTGGAAACATGCCTTTTAACAAACGAGGAAAAAGTTCGAGCTTGCCGGGTTGCCGTAGCAGCGGGTGCCGATTTTGTAAAAACATCAACTGGTTTTAACAAGGAAGGCGCTCTGGCTGCTGATATTAAATTGCTTAGACAATCAGTCGGGCCACGGATTGGCGTCAAAGCATCGGGAGGGATCCGGGATCTGGCAAAAGCGTTGTCCATGTTGGAGGCCGGGGCTGACAGAATTGGCACCAGTGCCGGAGTGGCTATTGTCAATGAATTAAAATAA
- a CDS encoding D-alanine--D-alanine ligase, with protein MSLKIGVLMGGKSAEREVSLRTGEAVYNALRQKGYPCVKIDVDNNIVSRINEEKIDLAFLALHGKFGEDGAIQGLLEILGIPYTGSGVLASAMAMDKITTKKMLLFEGLPTPLFILVGKEEKGLDGMPSIAGRIAGEMGLPLVVKAPTQGSTIGITFVHQERELIPALELAFQHDPVALVEQFVEGVEVTASVLGNDEPIALPLIEIVSVTGVYDYEAKYTTGMSSHIIPPRIPEERQDLVKDLAVRAFKALGCRGLARVDFIVDRQGKPYILELNTIPGMTATSLSPDAARAAGIEFPELVEKIINLALNKNPASEGI; from the coding sequence TTGTCTTTAAAGATTGGTGTGTTAATGGGTGGCAAATCAGCTGAGCGGGAAGTGTCCCTGCGTACAGGCGAGGCTGTTTACAACGCCTTGAGGCAGAAAGGTTATCCATGTGTAAAAATAGATGTGGACAATAACATTGTGAGCAGAATCAATGAAGAAAAAATAGATCTCGCTTTTCTGGCGCTGCATGGCAAGTTCGGTGAAGATGGAGCAATTCAAGGGCTGTTGGAAATTCTCGGTATCCCATATACCGGTTCGGGTGTTTTAGCTAGCGCCATGGCAATGGATAAGATTACTACCAAAAAAATGTTGCTCTTTGAAGGTCTTCCAACGCCTTTGTTCATCCTGGTCGGCAAAGAAGAAAAAGGACTTGACGGCATGCCGTCCATAGCAGGGCGAATTGCCGGCGAAATGGGATTGCCTCTGGTAGTTAAAGCGCCCACACAAGGTTCCACAATAGGCATAACTTTTGTGCATCAAGAGCGGGAACTGATTCCAGCCTTGGAACTGGCTTTTCAGCATGATCCGGTCGCCCTGGTTGAACAATTTGTCGAAGGAGTGGAAGTAACTGCTTCGGTGCTGGGAAATGACGAACCAATCGCTCTTCCTTTGATTGAAATTGTTTCCGTCACTGGTGTTTACGACTATGAGGCCAAGTATACCACCGGTATGAGTAGTCATATTATCCCGCCGCGCATCCCGGAGGAACGGCAGGATCTGGTTAAGGATTTGGCTGTGCGCGCGTTTAAAGCTTTAGGTTGCCGGGGCCTGGCACGGGTGGATTTTATTGTTGATCGCCAAGGAAAGCCGTATATCCTGGAGTTGAATACGATTCCCGGCATGACTGCCACAAGTCTCTCGCCGGACGCCGCCCGCGCCGCGGGCATTGAATTCCCGGAACTGGTCGAGAAAATCATTAATCTGGCATTAAATAAAAATCCGGCGTCTGAGGGAATATAA
- a CDS encoding 6-phosphofructokinase produces MAVNKTIRRIGVLTGGGDCPGLNAVIRAVVKTAIREYRLTVVGFENGFGGLIQNRARDLTEKDVVGILPRGGTILGTTNRDNPFHYPMIINGQKVFKDVSDRVVENINIHNIDAMIIIGGDGSLSIGKELFEEKGLPVVGVPKTIDNDLSATDQTFGFDTALNTATEAIDKLHTTAESHHRIIVLEVMGRYAGWIALEAGLAGGADVILIPEIPFSMENVIKKITDRQEQGKKFSIVVVAEGAKPVGGEMVVQRRVEDSFDPVRLGGIGNVVSYQIEEETGMESRTTVLGHLQRGGTPTAFDRILATRYGTGAVNLVMAGKFGEMVCLRTPNIESVPLADAVGEQRLVPVDGDLIRAAKQIGISFGD; encoded by the coding sequence GTGGCGGTAAATAAAACAATCAGGCGGATCGGAGTGCTGACCGGCGGTGGTGACTGTCCGGGACTTAACGCTGTAATTCGCGCAGTGGTTAAAACCGCTATTAGAGAATACCGGCTTACTGTGGTCGGTTTTGAAAATGGTTTTGGCGGGCTGATCCAAAACCGGGCGCGTGATTTGACCGAGAAGGATGTAGTCGGTATTCTGCCCCGCGGAGGTACTATCCTGGGTACTACCAACCGTGACAACCCTTTTCATTATCCGATGATCATTAACGGGCAAAAAGTGTTTAAAGATGTGTCGGACCGTGTGGTTGAAAATATTAACATACATAACATCGACGCGATGATCATTATTGGCGGTGACGGCAGTCTCAGCATCGGCAAAGAACTCTTTGAAGAAAAGGGCTTGCCGGTAGTTGGCGTACCTAAAACCATAGACAACGACTTATCTGCCACCGACCAGACATTCGGTTTTGATACAGCTTTAAACACAGCCACCGAAGCAATTGACAAGTTGCATACAACCGCTGAATCACATCACCGGATTATCGTATTGGAAGTAATGGGACGCTATGCCGGTTGGATCGCGCTTGAAGCCGGCCTTGCGGGCGGAGCCGACGTTATTTTGATTCCGGAAATACCTTTTTCAATGGAAAATGTAATTAAGAAAATTACTGACAGGCAGGAACAGGGGAAGAAGTTCAGCATCGTGGTTGTGGCGGAAGGGGCAAAGCCGGTCGGGGGTGAGATGGTGGTCCAGCGCAGGGTGGAGGACAGCTTTGACCCGGTTCGCCTCGGAGGCATCGGCAATGTTGTTTCTTATCAGATAGAAGAAGAAACCGGCATGGAATCAAGGACCACGGTATTGGGACACTTGCAGCGGGGAGGAACCCCCACGGCTTTTGACCGCATCCTGGCAACCCGTTACGGCACCGGCGCTGTCAACCTGGTTATGGCGGGCAAATTTGGAGAAATGGTATGCCTGCGCACCCCGAATATTGAATCGGTGCCTCTGGCGGACGCGGTCGGTGAACAACGCCTGGTCCCTGTGGATGGTGACTTGATTCGCGCGGCAAAGCAGATTGGCATCTCATTTGGAGATTGA
- a CDS encoding glycosyltransferase family 4 protein, with product MKIGIFTDSYLPYTSGVVRSIQTFSEELTSNGHEVFIFAPSYRDCRKENRVFRFSSIPSPTNRDFTLAMPFSIRLRPTIKKLNLDLIHVHSPFLLGRLGARYARRLGIPLVFTFHTLYDQYVHYVPFAQSLTKDLAQRISRGFCNHCDLVIVPTAAVEKYLHEIGVKASIRVVPTGIKVMNYQSGDRDWLRCRFGLPEGEKVLLFVGRLGQEKNINFLMECFARINREMKNTRLVLVGGGPEEEELKNKAKELGIAGQVTFTGVLPPSDVVNCYAGADIFVFSSVTETQGIVIGEAKAAGLPVVAVAAFGVSEMVDDGIDGFLTELEPLQFIEKITLLLKNDDLYEKMSRNARNNAENLSTANCTAKLINCYSHVIERRACEV from the coding sequence TTGAAAATCGGTATTTTTACCGACAGTTATCTACCATATACCAGTGGAGTAGTCCGTTCAATTCAAACATTTAGTGAAGAGCTGACCAGCAACGGGCACGAAGTTTTTATTTTTGCGCCCAGTTACCGTGACTGCCGCAAGGAAAACAGGGTGTTCCGGTTTTCGTCAATACCGTCGCCGACCAACCGCGACTTCACTTTAGCGATGCCTTTTTCAATCAGATTAAGACCTACCATAAAGAAGCTTAACCTTGATTTGATTCATGTTCACTCCCCTTTCCTGTTAGGGCGTCTCGGCGCCCGGTATGCCAGAAGGCTGGGCATACCACTGGTTTTTACTTTTCACACTTTATATGATCAATACGTGCATTACGTACCGTTTGCGCAATCTTTAACGAAAGATTTGGCGCAGAGAATAAGCAGGGGCTTTTGCAACCATTGCGACCTTGTTATTGTCCCTACAGCCGCAGTTGAAAAGTATTTGCATGAAATAGGCGTAAAAGCGTCAATTCGCGTAGTGCCGACCGGAATCAAAGTGATGAATTATCAGAGTGGCGATCGGGACTGGCTGAGGTGCCGGTTCGGCTTACCCGAGGGTGAGAAAGTACTTTTATTCGTGGGAAGGTTGGGGCAAGAAAAAAATATCAATTTTCTAATGGAATGCTTCGCAAGAATTAACCGGGAAATGAAAAATACCAGGCTTGTGCTGGTTGGGGGCGGCCCTGAGGAAGAGGAGTTGAAAAATAAAGCAAAAGAGCTGGGGATTGCGGGACAGGTAACATTCACCGGGGTTCTGCCACCTTCCGATGTGGTGAATTGCTACGCCGGGGCTGATATTTTTGTGTTTTCCTCAGTTACTGAAACCCAGGGAATTGTTATCGGCGAAGCCAAAGCCGCCGGGCTTCCGGTGGTAGCTGTAGCCGCTTTTGGAGTTTCTGAGATGGTGGATGATGGAATCGACGGGTTTTTAACGGAGTTGGAACCGTTGCAATTTATTGAAAAAATAACCCTTCTTCTTAAAAACGATGATCTTTACGAAAAAATGAGCCGTAACGCGAGGAATAACGCCGAAAATCTATCCACCGCCAACTGTACGGCAAAATTAATAAATTGTTACAGCCATGTTATTGAAAGAAGAGCATGTGAAGTTTGA
- a CDS encoding alpha/beta fold hydrolase, protein MPYCELDNVQYFYYERNPEKTGGVGKTIVFVHGAGGNGSYWTKQLTGLGSNFRVIAPDLPGHGKSAGTSCDSIKAYREFLNKFAAKVIDGGFYLAGHSMGGAVVLDFSLNHPEMLAGVILIATSAKFSAINAILEMLKNGRHNHELVDLVYSKNALPQFRELALREINSVSPVVWFRDFSACKYFDVTSRLSEIQLPALIMTGTGDLLTPLQYARLLECGLPCARLVEIEGAGHMLMLEKPGIVNKHIIDFISSK, encoded by the coding sequence ATGCCTTACTGCGAACTGGATAACGTTCAGTACTTTTATTATGAACGTAATCCGGAAAAAACGGGCGGTGTGGGTAAAACAATCGTTTTTGTACATGGAGCCGGTGGCAACGGCAGCTATTGGACAAAACAATTAACTGGATTAGGAAGCAACTTCCGTGTTATTGCGCCGGACTTGCCAGGTCACGGGAAATCGGCGGGGACTTCATGTGACAGTATAAAAGCTTACCGGGAGTTTCTCAACAAATTTGCCGCCAAGGTGATCGACGGCGGCTTTTACCTGGCCGGTCATTCCATGGGAGGAGCGGTTGTATTGGACTTTTCCCTCAATCACCCGGAAATGTTGGCAGGTGTTATTTTAATCGCAACCAGCGCTAAATTTAGTGCAATAAACGCGATTCTAGAGATGTTGAAAAACGGGCGGCACAATCACGAGTTGGTTGATCTCGTTTACAGCAAAAACGCTCTGCCACAATTTAGAGAGCTTGCCTTAAGGGAAATTAACTCCGTCAGCCCGGTGGTATGGTTTAGGGACTTCTCCGCGTGTAAATATTTTGACGTAACCTCCCGGCTATCAGAAATTCAATTGCCGGCGCTAATTATGACCGGGACCGGCGACTTGCTTACACCATTGCAATACGCCCGTTTGCTGGAATGCGGACTGCCCTGCGCCAGGTTAGTCGAGATTGAAGGGGCGGGCCATATGCTGATGTTGGAGAAACCGGGGATTGTCAATAAACATATCATTGATTTCATATCCTCAAAATGA
- a CDS encoding UPF0182 family protein translates to MYNKLRWSFITFLGLTLILLAISVKSAQLYTDWLWFQSLSYQRVFMTIIVSDLGLRFAASAAFFILLFLNLLLTRGPLIKASQKAAVFREDNLVTIQASPLSRFFNPGYLLAAYTVLSLIMAFLFSFTVAGDWVTLQKFLHPTSFGGLDPVFQRDIGFYVFQLPFYQFLYNVASWTILIIAFWVCVIYFLVSVVQGAPGKLLQSMAARYHLSILAVLFFSLKAVGYQLDQYALLFTHHGAVWGPGYTAIHTTLFAYKVLTYIALICALAILVNLFLRRFKLIVYSIGFLLLASVLLGGIYPIFVQRFMVTPNEISMETPYLERNIQFTRKAYNLDAIEKRSFPAGKVLSLEDIQANKDTVGNIRLWDWEPLQQTYSQLQEMRLYYQFKDIDVDRYLVDGRYRQVMLAARELNQEHLPTQAKTWMNQRLKYTHGYGIAMSPVNELTGEGLPAFLLKDIPPATTTDLKVTRPEIYYGELTDNYVIVNTKTLEFDYPSGDDNVFSTYEGGGGVNLGSFLRRVMYAFSFGDYKLLLASDVDNNSRILYYRNIKQRVQKIAPFLDYDSDPYMVLSEGKLYWMWDAYTTTDKYPYSEPYNKVNNYIRNAVKVVIDAYTGNVVFYISDPGDPVVLTYSKIFPGLFKSLDEMPDDLKQHIRYPADLFNIQANMYAVYHMEDPQVFYNKEDKWNLPTELFGNEEKAMQPYYTIIKLPGESKPEFVLIMPFTPQNKKNMIAWLAARSDGADYGKLLAYGFPKQELVYGPMQIEARVNQDTTISQQLSLWDQRGSRVIRGNLLVIPIKDALLYVEPLYLQAEQSKMPELRRVIVAHGDMVVMEPTLDRALEKIFSPSGGAQKPTALSEPSAQPLSPASVADLAQKANQLYDEAQNKLKSGDWSGYGESLSKLKQTLTDLVNKTGQ, encoded by the coding sequence TTGTATAACAAATTGCGATGGTCCTTTATCACGTTTTTAGGACTAACCCTTATTTTGCTGGCAATATCCGTAAAAAGCGCGCAACTTTACACCGACTGGTTGTGGTTCCAATCTCTCAGCTACCAGCGGGTATTTATGACGATCATTGTTTCGGATTTGGGCCTGCGTTTTGCCGCCAGCGCCGCCTTTTTCATTCTGCTGTTTCTTAACCTCCTCCTGACACGCGGTCCGTTAATCAAGGCTTCGCAGAAAGCGGCGGTTTTTAGGGAAGACAATCTGGTAACAATTCAGGCGTCACCTTTAAGCAGGTTTTTTAATCCAGGGTATTTATTAGCCGCTTATACGGTCTTAAGCCTGATTATGGCTTTCTTGTTCAGCTTTACTGTCGCGGGGGACTGGGTTACCCTGCAAAAATTTCTTCACCCGACTTCTTTTGGCGGATTAGATCCAGTTTTTCAGCGTGATATCGGATTTTACGTCTTCCAGCTTCCTTTCTATCAGTTTTTATACAACGTGGCAAGCTGGACCATCCTGATTATTGCTTTTTGGGTGTGCGTAATCTACTTTCTCGTTAGCGTCGTCCAGGGTGCGCCCGGCAAGCTCCTGCAGTCTATGGCGGCCCGTTATCATTTGTCTATTCTGGCCGTCCTTTTCTTCTCTTTAAAAGCCGTGGGATACCAGCTTGATCAATACGCCCTGCTGTTCACTCATCACGGCGCCGTATGGGGACCTGGTTATACCGCTATCCATACCACGCTATTTGCCTATAAGGTGCTGACCTATATCGCTCTTATTTGCGCTCTCGCTATTTTGGTGAACCTGTTCTTGCGCCGGTTTAAACTTATCGTGTACAGCATCGGATTTCTCTTGCTTGCTTCAGTATTGCTGGGCGGGATATATCCGATATTTGTGCAAAGATTTATGGTTACGCCAAATGAAATTTCCATGGAGACTCCGTACCTTGAGAGGAACATCCAGTTTACCAGGAAGGCATATAACCTTGACGCTATTGAAAAAAGAAGTTTTCCAGCCGGAAAAGTATTGTCGCTGGAAGACATCCAGGCTAACAAGGATACAGTCGGCAACATCCGCCTCTGGGACTGGGAGCCTCTCCAGCAGACTTACAGCCAGCTCCAGGAAATGAGACTTTATTATCAATTTAAAGATATTGACGTTGACCGCTACCTGGTGGACGGCCGTTACCGTCAAGTTATGCTGGCGGCCAGGGAATTGAATCAGGAGCACCTGCCTACTCAGGCCAAGACCTGGATGAACCAGCGGCTTAAATACACCCATGGCTACGGTATCGCCATGAGTCCTGTAAATGAACTTACCGGGGAAGGTTTGCCGGCTTTCTTATTGAAAGATATCCCGCCGGCAACCACAACCGACCTAAAAGTCACCCGGCCGGAAATCTATTACGGTGAACTGACCGACAATTATGTTATCGTAAATACCAAGACCCTGGAATTTGACTACCCCAGCGGTGATGATAATGTCTTTTCGACATATGAGGGCGGAGGCGGCGTCAATTTAGGGAGTTTCCTGCGCCGGGTCATGTATGCTTTTTCTTTCGGGGACTATAAATTGCTGCTTGCCAGCGATGTCGACAACAACAGCAGGATTCTATACTACCGTAATATTAAACAGAGAGTGCAAAAAATTGCTCCCTTTCTTGATTATGACAGTGATCCTTATATGGTTTTGAGTGAAGGAAAACTATATTGGATGTGGGACGCCTATACCACTACGGACAAGTATCCTTACTCCGAACCATATAATAAAGTCAACAACTATATTCGTAACGCTGTGAAGGTAGTGATAGACGCCTATACGGGCAATGTTGTTTTTTATATCAGTGATCCGGGAGACCCGGTGGTTTTAACCTACAGCAAGATTTTCCCCGGGTTGTTCAAATCGCTCGATGAAATGCCCGACGACCTTAAACAGCATATACGCTATCCCGCGGACCTTTTCAATATTCAGGCGAATATGTATGCCGTGTATCATATGGAAGATCCGCAGGTTTTTTACAATAAGGAAGACAAATGGAATTTGCCGACTGAACTTTTCGGCAACGAAGAGAAAGCAATGCAACCTTACTATACGATTATCAAGTTGCCCGGTGAAAGCAAACCGGAGTTTGTGCTAATAATGCCGTTTACACCGCAGAACAAGAAGAACATGATTGCCTGGCTGGCGGCCAGGTCTGATGGTGCGGATTATGGAAAGCTGCTGGCGTACGGTTTTCCCAAGCAGGAACTGGTTTATGGGCCAATGCAGATCGAAGCCAGGGTTAATCAGGATACAACGATATCTCAACAGTTGTCTCTATGGGATCAACGCGGCTCCAGGGTGATCCGGGGCAACCTGCTGGTCATCCCGATTAAGGACGCCTTGCTCTATGTTGAACCGCTTTACCTGCAGGCTGAGCAAAGCAAGATGCCTGAATTGCGCCGGGTGATCGTAGCCCATGGCGATATGGTGGTGATGGAACCAACTTTGGATAGAGCATTGGAAAAAATATTCAGTCCCAGCGGGGGCGCGCAGAAACCAACAGCTTTGTCTGAACCCAGTGCTCAGCCTCTGTCTCCTGCAAGTGTGGCTGACCTTGCTCAAAAGGCCAACCAGCTTTATGATGAGGCGCAAAACAAGCTTAAATCAGGGGATTGGTCCGGGTATGGCGAATCGCTGTCCAAATTGAAACAGACCTTGACGGATTTAGTGAATAAAACCGGTCAATAA
- the secD gene encoding protein translocase subunit SecD — MKWDKLLKLIVIIAVVAVVAILAVKPVIPDVKWLPFTKLIKQGLDIQGGVHVVLEAQDTPDSPVTPDSVKRAMAVIENRVNAFGVAEPIIQQQGDRRIIVELAGIKDPDEAVRNMIKTAYLEFKTEDGTTVLTGRQLKTATEGKNPQSGVAEVNLEFEPDGAKIFADVTAANVGKPIYILLDNQVLQAPNVKEPIPNGKAQISPYESLEAAHNVAILLRSGALPVKLDVMEKRTVGPTLGADSLDKSIKAGIAGLIAILVFMVLYYRLPGLVADFALITYALIVLLIFAALHVTMTLPGIAGFLLSLGMAVDANVIIFERFREEMWAGKTLRSAIDAGFKRAFVAIFDSNVTTLIAAAVLYYFGTGPIKGFAVTLSIGILASMFTAITMTRYLLHLVAGSNLVRNAKMYGA; from the coding sequence ATGAAGTGGGACAAGCTTCTAAAACTGATAGTCATAATAGCAGTTGTGGCTGTTGTGGCAATATTAGCGGTAAAGCCAGTTATCCCGGATGTCAAGTGGCTTCCGTTCACTAAATTAATAAAGCAGGGCCTAGATATTCAAGGCGGCGTGCACGTGGTGCTTGAAGCCCAGGATACTCCCGATTCGCCGGTGACACCGGATAGTGTTAAGCGGGCCATGGCCGTTATTGAAAACCGGGTCAACGCTTTTGGGGTTGCTGAGCCTATTATCCAGCAGCAGGGCGACCGGAGAATTATTGTTGAACTGGCCGGAATCAAAGATCCGGATGAGGCGGTGCGCAACATGATTAAAACCGCTTATCTGGAGTTTAAAACAGAGGACGGAACGACCGTGCTTACCGGCCGTCAATTGAAGACCGCCACGGAGGGAAAAAATCCGCAAAGCGGAGTGGCGGAGGTAAACCTGGAATTTGAGCCTGACGGCGCCAAGATTTTTGCCGATGTCACCGCGGCCAATGTAGGCAAGCCCATTTACATTCTGCTGGACAATCAGGTTCTTCAAGCCCCAAATGTAAAAGAGCCTATTCCCAACGGCAAGGCGCAGATTTCTCCTTATGAGTCCCTTGAAGCGGCGCACAATGTTGCCATCCTGCTCCGCTCCGGCGCGTTGCCGGTAAAGTTGGATGTAATGGAGAAGCGAACGGTCGGGCCGACCCTGGGGGCGGATTCTCTGGATAAGTCAATTAAGGCAGGTATTGCCGGCCTTATTGCCATTCTTGTTTTTATGGTTTTATATTACCGCCTGCCCGGACTGGTCGCCGACTTTGCACTAATAACCTACGCCTTGATCGTGTTGTTGATATTTGCCGCCCTCCATGTGACCATGACCCTGCCCGGCATCGCCGGCTTCCTCTTATCCCTGGGTATGGCGGTAGACGCTAACGTGATTATATTCGAGCGTTTCAGGGAAGAGATGTGGGCCGGCAAGACCCTGCGCTCAGCGATAGACGCCGGTTTCAAGCGGGCTTTTGTAGCTATATTCGACTCGAACGTTACTACCTTGATTGCTGCGGCTGTTCTGTATTATTTTGGGACAGGACCGATTAAAGGCTTTGCCGTGACGCTGTCCATCGGTATCCTGGCAAGCATGTTCACCGCCATCACCATGACCAGATACCTGTTGCATCTGGTGGCAGGCAGCAACTTGGTGCGCAACGCCAAAATGTACGGGGCATAG